From one Triticum aestivum cultivar Chinese Spring chromosome 4B, IWGSC CS RefSeq v2.1, whole genome shotgun sequence genomic stretch:
- the LOC542913 gene encoding 60S ribosomal protein L21-2, which yields MPAGHGLRSRTRDLFARPFRKKGYIPLTTYLRTYKVGEHVDVKVNGAVHKGMPHKFYHGRTGRVWNVTKRAIGVEINKQVGNRIIKKRIHVRVEHVQPSRCNEEFLQRKLNNDKLKAEAKARGEVISTKRQPAGPKPGFMVEGTTIETVTPIPYDVVNDLKGGY from the exons atgccGGCGGGGCACGGGCTGCGGTCGCGGACGCGCGACCTGTTCGCGCGGCCCTTCCGTAAGAAGGGGTACATCCCGCTCACCACCTACCTGCGCACCTACAAGGTCGGGGAGCACGTCGACGTCAAGGTGAACGGCGCCGTCCACAAGGGCATGCCGCACAAGTTCTACCACGGCCGCACCGGCCGCGTCTGGAACGTCACCAAGCGCGCCATCGGCGTCGAGATCAACAAGCAG GTCGGCAACAGGATCATCAAGAAGAGGATCCATGTGCGTGTGGAGCACGTGCAGCCATCCAGGTGCAACGAGGAGTTCCTCCAGAGGAAACTCAACAATGACAAGCTGAAGGCGGAGGCCAAGGCGCGTGGCGAGGTCATCAGCACGAAGAGGCAGCCAGCAGGGCCCAAGCCTGGGTTCATGGTGGAGGGCACCACCATCGAGACGGTCACCCCCATCCCGTACGACGTCGTCAACGATCTCAAGGGTGGTTACTAG